In Alteromonas mediterranea DE, a single genomic region encodes these proteins:
- the glyS gene encoding glycine--tRNA ligase subunit beta, whose product MRTENCLVELGTEELPPKALKSLGEAFATQFEAALSQADLSFDSVSWFAAPRRLAVYVSGLAEGQADKVVEKRGPAVSAAFDADGNPTKAAQGWARGNGIDVADAERLVTDKGEWLLHKAHVPGQSVAELLEGLINQAVSKLPIPKPMRWGNYNTQFIRPVHTLCVLYGSEVVNVSVLGLTSGRVVQGHRFHGEGRFELDHADNYASALEQQYVLADFEARKDKVRQQLEDAAKNLSLKPDYDEELLEEIASLVEWPVVLQAGFDKGFLEVPKEALIYTMKDDQKYVPLLDSDGALSNTFLFVTNIESHDASQVISGNEKVIRPRLADAEFFFNSDKKTTLESRLESLETVLFQKQLGTLKEKSERISALSAFIASQIDANETQAARAGLLAKTDLMSNMVMEFPDVQGVMGKYYALNDGEDAPVAEALYEQYMPRFAGDALPSSGVSASVALADKLDTLVGIFGIGQLPKGDKDPFALRRAAIGVLRIVTELSLPLDLETLVSKAIDVYGNKLTNAETQTQVVDFVLGRFNALLQDQAIAIDVIQAVAARRPTKPSDYLARVHAVDKFKALEEAEALAAANKRVANILAKQNVEVTATVNIDESLLAEDAEKALYVELKAAQKEVEIAVPSQDYTRILTTLATLRNVIDNFFDNVMVMADDEAVKHNRLALLSLLRQLFLTTADISILAKS is encoded by the coding sequence GTGCGTACTGAAAATTGTTTAGTTGAATTAGGTACTGAAGAGTTACCACCAAAAGCACTTAAGTCTTTGGGCGAAGCCTTCGCCACACAATTTGAAGCAGCACTTAGCCAAGCTGACTTAAGCTTTGACTCAGTTAGCTGGTTTGCAGCCCCTCGCCGCTTAGCGGTTTACGTGTCAGGTCTTGCTGAAGGTCAGGCTGACAAAGTGGTTGAAAAACGAGGCCCAGCGGTTTCAGCAGCATTTGATGCAGACGGAAATCCAACAAAAGCTGCACAGGGCTGGGCCCGTGGTAACGGTATTGACGTTGCTGACGCAGAGCGCCTTGTTACAGACAAAGGCGAATGGCTTCTTCATAAAGCCCACGTTCCGGGACAATCTGTTGCTGAGCTGTTAGAAGGTTTGATTAATCAAGCAGTAAGCAAGTTACCTATTCCAAAGCCTATGCGCTGGGGTAACTACAACACTCAGTTTATTCGCCCTGTGCACACCCTTTGTGTGCTTTATGGAAGCGAAGTCGTTAACGTTTCAGTATTGGGCCTAACAAGCGGCCGCGTTGTACAAGGTCATCGATTCCACGGCGAAGGTCGTTTTGAGCTTGATCATGCTGACAACTACGCCTCTGCATTAGAGCAACAATATGTGTTGGCAGATTTTGAAGCGCGTAAAGATAAAGTACGCCAGCAACTTGAAGACGCAGCCAAAAACTTATCGCTTAAGCCAGATTACGACGAAGAACTGCTGGAAGAAATTGCTTCCCTGGTAGAGTGGCCTGTAGTGCTGCAAGCAGGATTCGATAAGGGTTTCTTAGAAGTGCCGAAAGAAGCACTTATCTACACAATGAAGGACGACCAGAAGTATGTGCCGCTGCTTGATAGTGATGGCGCACTTTCTAACACTTTCTTGTTTGTGACGAATATTGAAAGCCATGACGCATCTCAAGTTATCTCAGGTAATGAGAAAGTTATCCGCCCTCGCCTTGCCGATGCAGAGTTCTTCTTTAACAGCGATAAAAAGACAACGCTAGAAAGCCGCCTTGAAAGCTTAGAAACCGTGTTATTCCAAAAGCAGCTTGGAACGCTTAAAGAAAAGTCTGAACGTATTTCTGCCCTATCGGCGTTTATCGCTTCGCAAATAGATGCGAATGAAACACAAGCAGCAAGAGCTGGTCTTCTAGCTAAAACCGACTTAATGTCGAACATGGTTATGGAGTTTCCAGACGTTCAGGGCGTTATGGGTAAATACTATGCGTTAAACGACGGTGAAGATGCACCTGTTGCTGAAGCGCTGTACGAACAATACATGCCGCGTTTTGCTGGCGACGCCCTTCCTAGTTCTGGCGTAAGCGCATCAGTAGCCCTTGCTGACAAACTTGATACACTAGTTGGTATATTCGGTATTGGCCAGCTGCCAAAAGGCGATAAAGACCCGTTTGCGCTTCGTCGTGCAGCCATCGGTGTTTTACGTATTGTTACCGAGCTATCACTGCCATTAGACCTTGAAACGCTTGTAAGTAAAGCTATTGACGTTTACGGCAATAAATTAACAAATGCTGAAACACAAACGCAGGTTGTTGATTTTGTATTAGGTCGCTTCAATGCCCTCCTACAAGATCAAGCTATCGCCATTGACGTTATTCAAGCCGTAGCAGCCCGTCGCCCTACTAAGCCATCTGATTATCTAGCTCGTGTCCATGCGGTTGATAAATTCAAGGCATTAGAAGAGGCAGAGGCGTTAGCTGCCGCTAACAAACGCGTAGCAAATATTCTTGCTAAGCAGAACGTCGAAGTAACAGCAACTGTCAATATTGATGAATCACTGTTGGCTGAAGACGCTGAAAAAGCGCTTTACGTTGAGCTAAAAGCCGCCCAGAAAGAAGTCGAAATTGCCGTTCCTTCACAGGACTACACGCGTATTCTTACCACGCTTGCAACCTTACGAAATGTAATCGATAACTTCTTTGATAACGTAATGGTTATGGCAGATGACGAAGCAGTTAAACATAACCGACTTGCTTTGCTATCGCTTTTAAGGCAACTTTTCCTTACTACCGCGGATATTTCAATTCTCGCGAAGTCATAG
- the glyQ gene encoding glycine--tRNA ligase subunit alpha, with product MQKYDIKTFQGLILALQDYWARQGCVIIQPLDMEVGAGTFHPMTFLRSLGPEPMSSAYVQPCRRPTDGRYGENPNRLQHYYQFQVMLKPSPDNIQELYLGSLKELGFDPLVHDIRFVEDNWESPTLGAWGLGWEVWLNGMEVTQFTYFQQVGGIECKPVTGEITYGLERLAMYVQGVDSIYDLVWTDGPMGKVTYGDVFHQNEVEQSTYNFEHANVEALFRTFDECEAESKKLIENSLPLPAYEQVMKASHAFNLLDARHAISVTERQRYILRVRTLAKACAESYYQAREALGFPLCNKEA from the coding sequence ATGCAGAAATACGATATTAAGACCTTTCAAGGGTTGATCCTTGCGCTTCAAGATTATTGGGCGCGTCAGGGCTGCGTTATTATTCAGCCTCTGGATATGGAAGTGGGTGCAGGAACTTTCCACCCGATGACGTTCCTACGTTCTTTAGGTCCAGAGCCTATGAGTAGCGCTTATGTTCAACCGTGTCGCCGACCTACTGATGGTCGTTATGGCGAGAACCCAAACCGCTTACAACATTACTATCAGTTTCAAGTAATGCTTAAGCCTTCGCCTGATAATATTCAGGAGTTGTACTTGGGCTCTTTGAAAGAGTTAGGTTTCGATCCGCTGGTTCACGACATACGCTTCGTTGAAGACAACTGGGAATCGCCAACGCTAGGTGCGTGGGGTCTAGGTTGGGAAGTATGGCTAAACGGTATGGAAGTGACCCAGTTTACTTACTTCCAGCAAGTAGGCGGTATTGAATGTAAGCCTGTTACCGGTGAAATTACCTATGGCCTAGAACGATTGGCCATGTATGTTCAAGGCGTAGATAGCATTTACGATCTTGTATGGACTGACGGTCCGATGGGTAAAGTAACCTACGGTGACGTATTCCACCAAAATGAAGTAGAGCAATCGACGTATAACTTTGAGCACGCCAATGTGGAAGCGTTGTTTAGAACCTTCGACGAATGCGAAGCGGAAAGCAAAAAGCTGATAGAAAACAGTCTTCCACTTCCTGCTTATGAACAGGTAATGAAAGCGTCCCACGCGTTTAACCTTTTAGATGCACGACACGCTATCTCTGTTACTGAGCGCCAGCGCTATATTCTTCGCGTAAGAACACTCGCTAAAGCGTGTGCAGAAAGTTATTACCAAGCGCGTGAAGCTTTAGGCTTCCCACTATGTAACAAGGAGGCATAA
- a CDS encoding DNA-3-methyladenine glycosylase I translates to MGDQTKIEKKQPLHRCGWVSNDPTYLAYHDTEWGVPELDSRALFTKLCLDGQQAGLSWLTILKKQQNFENAFHQFNPEKIAVMGESDIERLMQDKGIIRNRLKIASIIRNAKGFLAIEQTQPFSEFIWQFTDGRTVINRWEDFKQAPTSTDESKAMSKALKKQGFNFVGETICYAFMQAVGMVNDHEISCHCYERTCELAVE, encoded by the coding sequence ATGGGTGATCAGACAAAAATAGAGAAAAAGCAGCCGCTACACCGGTGTGGATGGGTGAGTAATGACCCCACTTATCTCGCTTATCACGACACTGAGTGGGGCGTCCCCGAATTAGACAGTCGAGCATTGTTTACAAAGTTATGTTTAGACGGTCAGCAGGCGGGGTTGTCTTGGTTAACAATTCTTAAAAAGCAGCAAAACTTTGAGAACGCTTTTCATCAATTTAACCCAGAAAAGATTGCCGTAATGGGCGAATCTGATATCGAGCGACTTATGCAAGATAAAGGTATTATTCGCAATCGATTAAAAATTGCGTCGATCATCCGAAATGCTAAAGGCTTTCTCGCTATAGAACAAACGCAGCCATTTAGTGAATTTATTTGGCAGTTCACAGACGGGCGCACCGTTATCAATAGGTGGGAAGACTTTAAGCAAGCGCCTACCTCGACCGATGAATCAAAAGCCATGTCAAAAGCGTTAAAAAAGCAGGGGTTTAATTTTGTTGGCGAAACAATTTGCTATGCGTTTATGCAGGCGGTAGGTATGGTGAATGACCATGAAATTAGCTGTCATTGTTACGAACGTACCTGCGAACTGGCAGTGGAGTAA
- a CDS encoding DUF2489 domain-containing protein translates to MLWAVLSGIALLIILGLGFYAGKLLFLLNQQKKRQEAARQSRIVNITDSVIVIAKAMDQQQCDLSEGVIRIVNLLNALPISSPPDFKAQYPHIHALFTEVSGFAILEERQQLPKSERRKQDIAREQIESEYESKVLEELPALQSYCGSLLAAQNG, encoded by the coding sequence ATGCTTTGGGCAGTACTTTCAGGCATTGCGCTACTAATCATTCTTGGGCTTGGGTTTTACGCAGGCAAGCTGCTGTTTTTATTGAATCAACAGAAGAAACGACAGGAAGCCGCAAGGCAGTCTCGGATTGTCAATATCACCGACAGCGTCATTGTAATAGCCAAAGCAATGGACCAGCAACAGTGCGACCTTTCAGAAGGTGTGATCCGCATTGTAAACTTGCTTAATGCACTGCCGATTAGTTCGCCACCCGATTTTAAAGCGCAGTATCCTCATATTCATGCGCTTTTTACAGAAGTAAGTGGCTTCGCTATTTTAGAAGAGAGGCAACAACTTCCTAAAAGCGAGCGCCGAAAGCAGGATATTGCCAGAGAGCAAATCGAGTCGGAATATGAGTCAAAAGTGTTAGAAGAACTTCCTGCTTTGCAGTCCTATTGTGGAAGCTTGTTGGCGGCTCAGAACGGCTAG
- the yihI gene encoding Der GTPase-activating protein YihI, which yields MARSKKSRKVGLIGVRKDPDFKPSENRKSDSPRPKKHKGKPAGNRHNVEQKKVTGKKSAENKDPRHGSKKPIQLVKTETPTPVQKKKFATPAQELAALEADQRLTDLLDKLDDDKTLTREQQAYVDEKMARHRILCDLLGIVEEDDEDDDMDPFDDLDAINIDDFKH from the coding sequence ATGGCACGTTCAAAGAAATCTCGTAAAGTCGGCCTTATCGGCGTTCGTAAAGATCCAGACTTTAAACCTAGCGAAAACCGTAAATCAGACTCGCCTCGCCCGAAAAAACATAAGGGCAAGCCCGCTGGTAACCGCCACAATGTTGAACAGAAAAAAGTGACGGGCAAAAAGAGTGCAGAGAATAAAGACCCTCGCCATGGCAGCAAAAAGCCAATCCAGCTTGTTAAAACGGAAACGCCTACTCCAGTACAGAAGAAAAAGTTTGCTACACCAGCACAAGAACTCGCAGCTCTTGAAGCAGACCAACGCCTAACGGACTTACTTGACAAGCTAGATGATGACAAGACCTTAACTCGTGAGCAACAAGCTTATGTGGACGAGAAAATGGCGCGCCACCGTATATTGTGCGACCTACTAGGCATAGTAGAAGAAGATGATGAAGACGACGATATGGATCCGTTTGACGATTTAGACGCTATTAACATCGACGACTTTAAGCATTAA
- a CDS encoding class I SAM-dependent methyltransferase — translation MKAITFFFFSALIFTFPMTCPLCQSPHASHYHTDKKRDYFQCSRCELVYVGPAYLPSKEREKQEYDLHENSFEDVGYRKFLRKVLTPLTPYIDAHEPGTLKGLDFGCGPAPVLAAMLTEQGVQMSTYDPFYANTSDALSHTYNIVTCTEAIEHFHAPHKEWALLNSLLAPKGILAIMTKRVLDKARFENWHYKNDITHVSFFSEATFRFLGQRDGLDVAFPADDVVLLKKI, via the coding sequence GTGAAAGCCATCACCTTTTTCTTTTTCAGCGCTTTAATATTCACGTTTCCTATGACTTGCCCTTTATGCCAAAGCCCTCACGCATCTCATTATCACACCGATAAGAAACGCGATTATTTTCAGTGTAGTCGGTGCGAGCTTGTTTATGTGGGCCCTGCCTATTTGCCCTCTAAAGAACGCGAAAAGCAAGAGTACGACCTTCATGAAAACAGTTTTGAAGATGTCGGCTATAGAAAGTTTTTACGAAAGGTTTTAACGCCACTTACACCTTATATTGATGCCCATGAGCCTGGCACACTAAAAGGCTTAGATTTCGGCTGTGGCCCTGCTCCTGTACTCGCGGCGATGCTAACAGAACAAGGCGTTCAAATGAGTACGTATGACCCGTTTTACGCCAACACGTCCGATGCGTTATCACATACATATAATATTGTTACATGTACAGAAGCCATCGAACATTTTCATGCTCCTCACAAGGAATGGGCCTTGCTCAATTCGCTTTTGGCTCCAAAGGGTATACTTGCCATTATGACGAAGCGCGTTTTAGATAAAGCGCGGTTTGAAAATTGGCATTATAAAAACGATATTACCCACGTCAGTTTTTTCAGTGAGGCAACGTTTAGATTTTTAGGGCAAAGAGACGGCTTAGACGTGGCCTTCCCCGCTGACGATGTTGTTTTACTAAAAAAGATTTAG
- a CDS encoding c-type cytochrome — translation MKKLCLLVCMSLGLSATAIAEGDAEAGKAKSAVCAACHGPDGNSMIDMNPKLAGQHEKYIVKQLTEFKLASQTGGEEGRNNAVMNGMAAPLSEQDMKDLAAYFSSQEPKAGETPEQYVEAGRALYQGGDESRGVTACIACHGPKGNGMGLAGFPDISGQHATYTASQLKAFRSGQRHNDMNGMMRDIAMKLTDEDIEILSNYIAGLH, via the coding sequence ATGAAAAAACTGTGTTTGTTGGTATGTATGTCTTTAGGTTTAAGCGCAACTGCGATAGCAGAAGGCGACGCCGAGGCAGGTAAAGCGAAATCTGCAGTCTGTGCAGCCTGTCATGGCCCTGATGGCAATAGCATGATTGACATGAACCCTAAGCTTGCTGGCCAACATGAGAAGTACATTGTTAAGCAATTAACCGAATTTAAACTTGCTTCACAAACAGGTGGTGAAGAAGGACGCAACAATGCTGTGATGAATGGTATGGCTGCCCCACTTTCAGAGCAAGACATGAAAGATTTAGCTGCTTACTTTTCTAGCCAAGAGCCTAAAGCGGGTGAGACACCAGAACAATACGTTGAAGCGGGTCGCGCACTTTATCAAGGCGGCGATGAGTCTAGAGGCGTAACAGCGTGTATTGCATGCCACGGTCCGAAAGGTAACGGCATGGGCTTAGCAGGTTTCCCTGATATTAGTGGGCAACACGCTACCTACACGGCTTCACAGTTAAAAGCATTCCGTTCAGGCCAACGTCATAACGACATGAATGGCATGATGCGTGATATTGCGATGAAATTAACTGACGAAGATATCGAAATTTTATCTAATTATATTGCGGGCTTACACTAA
- the yihA gene encoding ribosome biogenesis GTP-binding protein YihA/YsxC — protein sequence MSYYTKAKFFTSAPDIRHLKNDTGIEVAFAGRSNAGKSSALNTLTRQRNLARTSKTPGRTQLINVFELEEELRLVDLPGYGFAKVPVAMKKKWQASLGEYLQKRKSLKGLVVLMDIRHPFKDLDQDLIHWAVESNIPVLALLTKADKLKSGKRKAQLLMAQEAALAFMGDVTVQTFSSLNKHGLPELERILDGWFGLDKKSDEEGAVVEGQD from the coding sequence ATGTCGTATTACACCAAAGCAAAGTTCTTTACGAGTGCACCTGATATTCGTCACTTGAAGAACGATACCGGAATTGAAGTAGCGTTTGCCGGCCGCTCAAATGCGGGAAAATCAAGCGCACTAAATACGTTAACGCGCCAACGAAATTTGGCAAGAACCAGTAAAACCCCTGGCCGTACACAGTTAATCAACGTGTTTGAATTAGAAGAAGAACTGCGTTTAGTTGACTTACCTGGCTATGGGTTTGCAAAAGTCCCTGTCGCGATGAAAAAGAAGTGGCAGGCGTCGTTGGGCGAATACCTACAAAAGCGTAAGTCGCTTAAAGGGTTAGTCGTATTAATGGACATCCGCCATCCTTTTAAAGACCTAGACCAAGACTTGATTCACTGGGCTGTAGAGTCGAATATTCCAGTGTTAGCGCTATTAACTAAAGCCGACAAATTAAAAAGTGGTAAGCGTAAGGCGCAGCTGCTTATGGCACAAGAAGCAGCACTTGCGTTTATGGGGGATGTCACGGTTCAGACTTTCTCTTCATTAAATAAACACGGTTTACCAGAACTTGAACGTATTCTAGATGGATGGTTCGGGCTAGACAAAAAAAGTGATGAAGAGGGGGCTGTTGTCGAGGGACAAGATTAG
- the polA gene encoding DNA polymerase I, translating into MPDSKKPPFILVDGSSYLFRAFHGLPPLTNSKGQDTGAIYGVVNMLKSLIKQYNPTHMAVIFDAKGKTFRDDIYKEYKANRPPMPEELRSQIEPLHTIIKAMGLPVIVESGVEADDVIGTLAKHATEKGIDTLISTGDKDMAQLVNKHVTLINTMTNQLMDVEGVNTKFGIPPELVIDFLALKGDKVDNIPGVPGVGDKSAQALLNGIGGIDEIYKNLDKIADLSFRGSKSMAAKMEEYEEQARLSYTLATISIDLELDYDVETLMPCQADNEQLRDLFAEYEFKRWHAEVSALLAGGDTSSATESTSAESSDSTQTSESATSGDIDKSKYETVLDEETFNTWLGKLQKAQLIAFDTETTSLNYMDAELVGVSFCIEEGEAAYVPVAHDYPDAPTQLSREFVLDALKPILESSNIIKVGQHIKYDKNVLANYDITLNGIGFDTMLESYVLNSTAQRHDMDSLALAYLGHKTIHFEDIAGKGAKQLTFNQIALEEAGPYAAEDADITLRLHNTIWAKLKEIPELKNLLIDVEVPLACVLSRMEQEGVLIDSQRLSQQSQDLAARIAELEKEVHEEAGEPFNLGSTKQLQHILFEKMSLPIIKKTPKGAPSTSEDVLQELALEYPLPKKIMEYRGLTKLKNTYTDKLPKMINHRTGRVHTSYHQAITATGRLSSTDPNLQNIPIRNEEGRRVRQAFVPRKGNKFVAADYSQIELRIMAHLSGDKGLLDAFAHGKDIHKATASEVFGVPLDEVTTEQRRSAKAINFGLIYGMSAFGLAKQLNIPRNEAQKYMDLYFERYPGVLEYMDSTRESAKEKGYVETVFGRRLYLPDIKASNGARRKGAERAAINAPMQGTAADIIKMAMIKVDDWISKNAADDVTMMMQVHDELVFEIKEDKVDSYVKTINTLMESAATLNVPLVVEAGVGENWDEAH; encoded by the coding sequence ATGCCTGATTCTAAAAAGCCGCCATTTATTCTTGTTGATGGATCGTCTTATCTCTTTCGTGCTTTTCACGGTCTACCACCTTTAACCAACTCAAAAGGTCAAGACACCGGCGCTATTTACGGCGTTGTAAATATGCTCAAGAGCCTGATCAAACAATATAACCCAACTCACATGGCGGTTATTTTTGACGCTAAAGGCAAAACCTTTCGCGACGATATTTATAAAGAATATAAAGCTAACCGCCCGCCAATGCCGGAAGAGCTAAGAAGTCAGATCGAGCCCTTACACACGATTATCAAAGCGATGGGTCTACCGGTTATTGTTGAGTCGGGTGTGGAAGCTGATGATGTTATTGGTACATTAGCAAAGCACGCCACAGAAAAAGGGATCGATACACTTATCAGTACGGGCGACAAAGATATGGCTCAACTGGTGAACAAGCATGTCACACTAATCAATACCATGACTAACCAGCTTATGGATGTGGAAGGTGTAAATACTAAATTCGGTATCCCTCCTGAACTTGTGATCGACTTTCTCGCGCTTAAAGGCGACAAGGTTGATAACATCCCAGGCGTGCCAGGGGTTGGTGATAAAAGCGCTCAAGCACTATTAAACGGTATCGGCGGTATTGACGAGATATATAAGAATTTAGACAAGATCGCCGACCTTTCATTTAGAGGCAGTAAGTCGATGGCTGCTAAAATGGAAGAGTATGAAGAACAGGCCCGCCTTTCTTACACCCTCGCCACGATTAGTATCGATCTGGAATTGGACTACGATGTCGAAACGCTAATGCCTTGCCAAGCCGACAATGAACAACTTCGCGATCTATTTGCCGAATACGAGTTTAAGCGTTGGCACGCTGAAGTGAGTGCTTTGTTAGCAGGCGGCGATACATCTAGTGCTACAGAATCCACAAGCGCTGAAAGCAGCGACTCTACGCAAACGAGTGAATCTGCGACATCTGGCGATATTGATAAGTCTAAGTATGAGACCGTGCTAGATGAAGAAACATTTAATACTTGGCTTGGCAAATTGCAAAAAGCACAGCTCATTGCGTTTGATACTGAAACGACCAGCCTTAATTATATGGATGCAGAGCTTGTTGGCGTCTCATTTTGTATTGAAGAAGGTGAGGCTGCCTATGTACCTGTAGCGCATGATTACCCAGATGCTCCGACACAGTTATCTCGCGAGTTTGTATTAGATGCACTTAAGCCTATTTTAGAATCGAGCAATATCATTAAAGTAGGTCAGCATATCAAATACGATAAAAACGTATTGGCAAACTACGATATTACGTTGAACGGTATTGGCTTTGACACCATGCTTGAGAGTTATGTGCTTAACAGCACTGCACAACGTCACGACATGGACTCCCTTGCTCTTGCCTATCTCGGCCACAAAACCATTCACTTTGAAGACATTGCCGGTAAAGGGGCGAAGCAACTTACGTTTAACCAAATTGCTCTTGAGGAAGCTGGGCCGTATGCTGCTGAAGATGCGGATATTACGCTTCGCTTGCACAATACAATATGGGCTAAGCTGAAAGAAATTCCAGAGCTTAAGAACTTGTTAATTGATGTAGAAGTGCCCCTTGCTTGCGTACTGTCGCGAATGGAGCAAGAAGGGGTATTAATTGATAGTCAAAGATTGAGTCAGCAAAGCCAAGATCTTGCCGCCCGTATCGCTGAGCTGGAAAAAGAAGTCCATGAAGAAGCCGGCGAACCATTTAACCTTGGTTCAACAAAGCAGCTTCAACATATTCTATTTGAAAAGATGTCGCTGCCCATAATAAAGAAAACGCCTAAAGGCGCGCCATCAACGTCTGAAGACGTGCTACAGGAGCTTGCCCTTGAATACCCGCTTCCCAAGAAAATTATGGAATACCGGGGATTAACCAAGTTGAAAAATACCTACACCGATAAGCTTCCAAAGATGATCAATCATCGAACAGGCCGTGTCCACACATCTTACCATCAGGCCATAACAGCGACCGGAAGACTCTCTTCTACCGATCCGAATTTACAAAACATCCCTATTCGCAACGAAGAAGGCCGTCGTGTACGCCAAGCCTTTGTTCCCCGTAAAGGAAACAAGTTTGTTGCTGCCGATTACTCGCAAATTGAACTGCGCATTATGGCTCATCTGTCAGGGGATAAAGGTCTGTTAGATGCGTTTGCACATGGCAAAGATATACATAAAGCCACCGCATCAGAGGTATTTGGGGTGCCGCTTGACGAAGTAACAACCGAACAGCGACGTAGCGCTAAGGCCATTAACTTTGGCCTTATTTACGGCATGAGTGCATTTGGGTTGGCTAAGCAATTAAATATTCCCCGTAATGAAGCCCAGAAATACATGGATCTTTACTTCGAACGTTACCCTGGTGTACTTGAATATATGGACTCAACCCGCGAGAGTGCAAAAGAAAAAGGCTATGTTGAAACGGTATTTGGCCGACGTCTTTACCTGCCAGATATTAAAGCAAGCAATGGTGCCCGTAGAAAAGGCGCAGAACGCGCCGCTATCAATGCGCCTATGCAGGGTACAGCCGCAGACATCATTAAAATGGCTATGATCAAAGTGGATGACTGGATTTCAAAGAATGCCGCAGACGATGTCACTATGATGATGCAAGTGCACGATGAGTTAGTGTTCGAAATAAAAGAAGATAAAGTCGATAGCTATGTGAAGACCATCAACACGCTTATGGAAAGCGCTGCAACGCTTAATGTACCGCTTGTTGTTGAAGCGGGTGTTGGTGAAAACTGGGACGAAGCGCACTAG
- the elbB gene encoding isoprenoid biosynthesis glyoxalase ElbB has protein sequence MKKVAVILSGSGVFDGAELHESVLTLLAIEQEGATYTCFAPDVEQLHVVNHLTGEVSEGETRNVLVESARVARGDIKPVTECDVNAFDTLIVPGGFGAAKNFCTFAVDGENCSFNEDVLNVCKSFAQAKKPAAYACIAPVLAAKVYGNHVKLTIGNDEGTANGVNALGASHVDCKVDEVVVDNDAKLVTTPAYMLAESVSQAHSSITKMVKTVLAMK, from the coding sequence ATGAAAAAAGTAGCCGTTATTTTAAGTGGTAGTGGGGTGTTCGACGGAGCTGAATTGCATGAATCCGTATTAACGCTTCTAGCCATCGAACAAGAAGGGGCAACCTATACGTGTTTTGCACCAGATGTAGAGCAATTACACGTGGTAAATCATTTAACCGGTGAAGTATCAGAAGGCGAGACTCGAAACGTACTTGTAGAGTCTGCGCGCGTGGCGCGGGGTGACATCAAGCCCGTCACTGAATGCGATGTAAACGCATTCGACACGCTAATTGTGCCAGGTGGCTTTGGTGCCGCTAAGAACTTTTGTACATTCGCGGTAGACGGCGAAAACTGCTCGTTTAATGAAGACGTGTTAAATGTGTGCAAGTCCTTTGCTCAGGCGAAAAAGCCAGCCGCCTATGCCTGTATTGCTCCAGTATTGGCTGCCAAGGTATACGGTAACCACGTAAAGCTGACTATTGGTAACGATGAGGGCACGGCTAATGGTGTCAATGCGTTAGGTGCATCACACGTAGATTGTAAAGTCGATGAAGTGGTCGTTGATAATGATGCCAAACTTGTCACCACCCCTGCTTATATGTTGGCTGAAAGTGTTTCTCAAGCCCA